Proteins encoded together in one Terriglobus saanensis SP1PR4 window:
- a CDS encoding c-type cytochrome domain-containing protein yields the protein MIWPVPSKRSFSLTKPLLFAGLCLFLGGCRPEPPKLTSDPKQNFYLQHVGPVLKENCYRCHAGMNRKGGFRMDSRSTLLAGGKDGIAVVPGDPEKSRILHVVRRENAWGKPMPPDGPLTEGEIAAIEQWIREGAVMPEAERR from the coding sequence ATGATTTGGCCGGTTCCCTCAAAGCGCTCTTTTTCTCTAACAAAACCTCTCCTTTTCGCGGGACTCTGCTTATTTCTTGGGGGATGCCGCCCGGAGCCTCCCAAACTGACCTCAGACCCAAAACAGAACTTTTATCTCCAACACGTGGGGCCGGTCCTGAAAGAGAACTGCTACCGCTGCCACGCGGGGATGAATCGCAAAGGTGGTTTCCGGATGGATTCGCGCAGCACGCTTTTGGCTGGGGGCAAGGACGGCATCGCCGTGGTGCCGGGAGATCCCGAAAAGAGCCGTATATTGCACGTCGTCCGTCGCGAGAACGCCTGGGGCAAACCCATGCCACCGGACGGGCCTTTGACCGAGGGCGAGATCGCCGCGATCGAACAGTGGATCCGGGAGGGAGCGGTGATGCCCGAGGCCGAGCGCCGTTAA
- a CDS encoding MATE family efflux transporter — MPSQNPWRGELGSLIRLALPVVLAELGWMLQGVVDVIMVGRLGPVAIGAVALGNAAYYAPSLFALGLLLGMDTVVSHAFGRKDYDACHRWLAQGVYIAAAVTVPMMLLLAGVSLLFPHLGVAAVMVAPATSYLRVLLWGTLPLLLYVAARRYLQSVGQVRVITLTFVGANLMNWGGNWVLINGKLGFPALGVTGSALSTVLSRIMMAVTLFGFAWNYERKRGHPLFARWARPVGREIRELLRLGVPTACQLLMEVGAFSLATVIAGTISPVALSAHQIALNSAALAYMVPLGISAAAAIAVGHAVGAGDPERARRAGWMSMGLGVAFMIVIAVVFLVMPRPLIALYTHDPAVMAVGVPLFALAAAFAVFDGVQIVATGALRGLGLTRVPMLANLFGYWVVGIPMGVALCFWAHWGVFGVWTGLTTALILISIVLFIYWRRRSTAIVTA; from the coding sequence ATGCCTTCACAAAACCCATGGAGAGGGGAGTTAGGCTCTCTCATACGCCTTGCTCTGCCCGTGGTGCTGGCGGAACTGGGCTGGATGTTGCAGGGCGTGGTCGACGTGATCATGGTCGGACGCCTGGGGCCGGTCGCCATCGGTGCGGTTGCACTTGGAAACGCCGCCTACTACGCCCCCTCGCTCTTTGCCCTCGGCCTGCTTCTGGGCATGGATACCGTGGTCTCGCATGCCTTCGGGCGTAAGGATTACGACGCATGCCATCGCTGGCTGGCGCAGGGCGTCTACATTGCCGCAGCTGTGACCGTGCCGATGATGCTCCTTCTGGCGGGCGTCAGTCTGCTTTTCCCTCATCTCGGCGTGGCCGCCGTGATGGTGGCTCCGGCGACGAGTTATCTGCGGGTGCTGCTCTGGGGAACGCTGCCGCTTCTGCTCTATGTGGCGGCGCGGCGTTATCTGCAGTCGGTGGGGCAGGTGCGCGTGATCACGCTCACGTTCGTCGGCGCGAACCTGATGAACTGGGGCGGAAACTGGGTCCTGATCAACGGCAAGCTGGGGTTTCCCGCGCTGGGCGTGACGGGATCGGCGCTCTCCACCGTTCTATCGAGAATCATGATGGCGGTCACGCTCTTCGGTTTTGCATGGAACTATGAGCGCAAGCGCGGGCATCCGCTTTTTGCGCGCTGGGCAAGACCGGTAGGGCGCGAGATCCGAGAGCTGCTGCGTCTGGGCGTGCCGACGGCGTGCCAGTTGCTGATGGAGGTGGGAGCGTTCTCCTTGGCGACGGTAATCGCGGGAACAATCTCGCCCGTAGCTCTCTCGGCACACCAGATCGCGCTGAACTCCGCAGCGCTGGCGTACATGGTGCCGCTCGGCATCAGTGCCGCGGCGGCGATCGCCGTAGGGCATGCTGTGGGCGCGGGCGATCCGGAGCGTGCACGCCGCGCAGGATGGATGTCCATGGGTCTGGGCGTCGCGTTCATGATCGTGATTGCCGTAGTGTTCCTCGTCATGCCGCGACCATTGATCGCGCTCTACACGCACGATCCGGCGGTGATGGCTGTGGGTGTTCCCCTGTTTGCACTGGCGGCTGCCTTCGCCGTCTTTGACGGTGTGCAGATCGTAGCCACGGGCGCGCTACGCGGCCTGGGGCTAACACGGGTGCCTATGCTGGCGAACCTCTTCGGCTATTGGGTGGTGGGAATCCCTATGGGTGTAGCCCTGTGCTTCTGGGCCCACTGGGGCGTCTTCGGCGTCTGGACCGGCCTGACCACGGCTCTGATCCTGATCTCGATTGTCTTGTTTATTTATTGGCGAAGGCGCTCCACCGCCATCGTGACAGCATAG
- a CDS encoding DUF5715 family protein: MFFALAAQGATKRKPVPSKSAHTKAVAAKSVPARRAPVRRQTSSEEIQRAGEIAAANADRMQSERMDPTVKAESPKTEDSVHAWIRQHHAPTNGAPASKPAAKKTPAVSAKSKAPRKATAADFDAAADAQSKAPEPQPEPATKPRSALTGISMPEEEGVTNDVEVSKTESVTKADPVTKAEAAVVARSPTQKLDLPAPPAAKKPASVAATVVANTRGRKAVIDPQTAASLTTKEFGKKALPKEDADDQDAADSDANDASVSYGPKTMPALLRRNGRLIVPAPMKGSHEILVHQNVMATQDGLDRIEDDDQLNSMRKAKLLAALPVGFGVQVDERLPANRRYARPWTVRFLSDLGRAHFARFHESIQVNSAVRTVDFQRQLMRVNGNAAPPTGDTASPHLTGQAIDLAKHGMSMTEIAWMRGYLLPLVQQGKIDVEEEFQQACFHISVYRRYMPMAAPRREIPIKRSRSTGRLIASSIR, encoded by the coding sequence GTGTTTTTCGCACTCGCTGCCCAGGGCGCAACGAAGCGCAAGCCCGTGCCTTCTAAATCTGCGCACACCAAAGCTGTAGCTGCTAAATCTGTACCTGCAAGGCGCGCACCCGTCCGGCGTCAGACCTCCTCCGAAGAGATCCAGCGCGCGGGTGAGATTGCTGCCGCCAACGCCGACAGGATGCAGAGCGAGCGTATGGACCCCACGGTAAAAGCGGAGTCCCCCAAGACGGAAGATTCCGTCCACGCATGGATCCGTCAACATCATGCGCCGACAAACGGGGCCCCGGCAAGCAAGCCCGCTGCAAAGAAAACGCCCGCCGTATCTGCAAAGAGCAAAGCTCCACGTAAAGCGACCGCAGCGGATTTCGATGCGGCTGCGGATGCGCAGTCTAAAGCGCCCGAGCCTCAACCGGAGCCAGCGACGAAACCGCGTTCCGCCCTGACTGGCATCTCGATGCCAGAGGAAGAAGGCGTGACCAATGACGTCGAGGTCTCCAAGACAGAATCTGTAACGAAAGCAGATCCCGTAACGAAGGCCGAAGCCGCCGTCGTAGCCAGGTCTCCTACGCAAAAGCTCGACCTGCCTGCTCCACCAGCCGCGAAGAAGCCCGCCTCCGTCGCGGCAACGGTGGTTGCAAACACGCGCGGGCGCAAGGCGGTGATCGACCCGCAGACGGCTGCTTCCCTCACAACGAAAGAATTTGGCAAGAAGGCATTGCCTAAAGAAGACGCGGACGATCAGGATGCGGCGGACTCTGACGCCAACGATGCCTCCGTCAGCTATGGGCCGAAGACGATGCCCGCCCTGCTTCGCCGCAATGGCAGACTCATTGTGCCTGCGCCGATGAAGGGGTCGCATGAGATTCTGGTCCATCAAAATGTCATGGCGACCCAGGACGGCCTGGACCGCATTGAAGATGACGACCAGCTCAACAGCATGCGCAAAGCGAAGCTTCTGGCTGCTCTGCCGGTAGGTTTCGGCGTTCAGGTGGATGAGCGTCTGCCGGCAAACCGACGCTACGCGCGTCCGTGGACGGTGCGCTTCCTCTCGGACCTGGGTCGTGCGCACTTCGCCCGTTTTCATGAATCGATTCAGGTCAACTCAGCCGTGCGCACCGTCGATTTTCAGCGGCAGCTCATGCGGGTGAACGGCAATGCCGCGCCGCCCACGGGAGACACGGCCTCTCCGCATCTGACGGGACAAGCGATCGATCTGGCCAAGCACGGCATGAGCATGACGGAGATCGCATGGATGCGCGGGTATCTCCTGCCTCTGGTACAGCAGGGCAAGATCGATGTGGAGGAAGAGTTTCAGCAGGCGTGCTTCCACATCAGCGTCTATCGGCGGTATATGCCGATGGCCGCACCAAGACGTGAGATTCCCATAAAGAGATCGCGCAGCACGGGACGCCTGATTGCGTCCTCAATTCGATAA
- the fabF gene encoding beta-ketoacyl-ACP synthase II, with protein MQDSKTFGGRRVVVTGIGMLCGVGNTAPQVWDGLLAGKSGMAEITHFDLTGHSVTFAAEVKGFDAHDFVEKKEARKMGRFIHFALAAADEAMKQSGLVVTPDIADNVGVHIGSGIGGFDVIEREHTNLMLGGPRKISPFFIPAAIINLAAGHVSIRYGAKGPNEATATACTSSAHSIGDAFRIIQRGDADVMIAGGTEATITPLGVGGFAAMRALSTRNDDPTHACRPFDKDRDGFVVGEGAGILILEDLDFAKARGAKILAEIIGYGLSADAFHMTGMAADGEGCFRAMKHALRVADIAPDQIDYVNAHATSTPLGDAMESKAIENVFGERALNHELLVSSTKSMTGHLLGGAGGLEAGITIMAMQQQIVPPTMNIVELDPACRLNYVPNKPQDAKIDYALSNSFGFGGTNGSLVFKRWTE; from the coding sequence GTGCAGGATTCGAAAACATTCGGCGGACGCCGCGTCGTCGTGACTGGCATTGGCATGCTTTGCGGTGTGGGTAATACCGCGCCCCAGGTGTGGGACGGCCTTCTTGCAGGAAAAAGCGGCATGGCTGAGATCACGCACTTCGATCTCACCGGCCACTCTGTTACCTTCGCAGCCGAGGTCAAAGGTTTCGATGCGCACGACTTTGTGGAGAAGAAGGAGGCCCGGAAGATGGGCCGCTTCATCCACTTTGCTCTTGCCGCTGCGGACGAAGCCATGAAGCAGTCCGGCTTGGTCGTCACGCCGGACATCGCGGACAATGTTGGGGTCCACATCGGCTCCGGCATCGGCGGCTTCGACGTCATCGAGCGTGAGCACACCAACCTCATGTTGGGTGGTCCACGCAAAATCTCACCCTTCTTTATTCCCGCGGCGATCATCAACCTCGCAGCGGGCCACGTCTCCATTCGCTACGGCGCCAAGGGGCCCAACGAGGCTACGGCTACGGCCTGCACCTCGTCGGCACACTCCATCGGCGACGCCTTCCGTATCATCCAGCGCGGCGATGCCGACGTGATGATCGCAGGTGGAACCGAGGCGACCATCACGCCTCTGGGCGTTGGCGGATTCGCCGCCATGCGTGCGCTCTCTACGCGCAACGACGATCCCACCCATGCCTGCCGACCCTTCGATAAAGACCGCGACGGCTTCGTCGTCGGTGAAGGCGCAGGCATTCTGATCCTCGAAGATCTCGACTTCGCGAAGGCTCGTGGAGCGAAGATCCTCGCCGAGATCATCGGCTACGGCCTGTCAGCGGATGCTTTCCACATGACCGGTATGGCTGCCGATGGTGAAGGCTGCTTCCGCGCCATGAAGCATGCTCTTCGCGTCGCGGACATCGCGCCTGACCAGATCGATTACGTCAACGCGCACGCCACGTCGACGCCATTGGGCGATGCCATGGAATCGAAGGCCATTGAAAATGTCTTCGGCGAACGTGCCTTGAACCATGAGCTACTCGTCTCTTCCACCAAGTCCATGACCGGCCATCTTCTCGGCGGCGCGGGTGGTCTGGAAGCGGGTATCACGATCATGGCGATGCAGCAGCAGATCGTTCCCCCTACGATGAACATCGTGGAACTCGATCCGGCCTGCCGCCTGAACTACGTTCCCAACAAACCCCAGGACGCAAAGATCGATTACGCCCTGTCGAACTCCTTTGGCTTCGGTGGAACGAACGGCTCGCTCGTCTTCAAGCGCTGGACCGAGTAA
- a CDS encoding YIP1 family protein — MDEVLELEQPPLTQIERVINTFVAPSKTFLDVRRSSSWWLPFLIVALFSYLFTGAVVKKVGFSALAEHALQQRAEATGQQMSPEQMAAGKTFTVSMFKASFGAWPLIFLATTAIFSLLLWLGFNFILGGKGTYGGMFAVFVFASLTGIIKTVLMIAVLWSSNNDNFDIQDPVGTNPGFYLGPESAHWLKVFLGSFDVFTLWMLFLVGLGGAIVSRTKVKSGIMLVFGAWLLFVLVRVGLAAM; from the coding sequence ATGGATGAAGTGCTGGAGCTGGAACAGCCACCGTTGACGCAGATCGAACGAGTTATCAACACCTTTGTTGCACCCTCTAAGACCTTTTTGGATGTTCGTCGCAGCAGCAGCTGGTGGCTACCGTTTCTGATCGTCGCACTCTTCAGCTATTTGTTTACGGGCGCGGTCGTGAAGAAGGTGGGCTTTTCCGCGCTGGCGGAACATGCACTGCAGCAGCGTGCGGAAGCGACGGGACAGCAGATGTCTCCGGAGCAGATGGCGGCGGGCAAGACGTTTACGGTATCCATGTTCAAAGCGAGCTTCGGCGCCTGGCCTCTTATCTTTCTTGCGACAACGGCGATCTTTTCCCTGCTGCTGTGGCTGGGCTTCAACTTCATCCTCGGCGGCAAGGGAACGTACGGAGGCATGTTTGCCGTCTTTGTCTTTGCGTCGCTGACCGGAATCATCAAAACAGTGCTCATGATCGCCGTCCTCTGGTCTAGCAATAACGACAACTTCGACATTCAAGATCCCGTGGGGACCAACCCCGGCTTCTATCTTGGGCCGGAGAGCGCGCACTGGCTGAAGGTCTTTCTCGGTTCCTTCGATGTCTTCACGTTGTGGATGCTGTTCCTGGTCGGTCTTGGCGGAGCGATCGTTTCGAGAACCAAGGTGAAGTCCGGCATAATGCTCGTCTTCGGCGCGTGGCTGCTGTTTGTGCTGGTACGTGTCGGATTGGCAGCAATGTAA
- a CDS encoding PEGA domain-containing protein, translating to MQTCIALSLIGTLIFANPASAQQTAVPAAPAAASVAPEPSRVPLPNTLMDGTAVKLRLVDTVSSADAHVGQQVPFEVTEDVVVQGITIAPKGSQALATVTTAEPKKRMGRGGKLDVNVDSMRLTDGEKVQLRAVKDTKGGGHVGAMTGAMVATSIVFFPAAPLFLFMHGKDITIPKGTDITAFVQGDMKLNLASFTPATPGSPSVDGIQSATLVVDSSSPGADIEVDGNFMGNTPSSLSVAQGQHTITVKKKGYQDWSKSMNLSGSSVHLNAELEVSK from the coding sequence ATGCAGACTTGTATTGCCTTGTCTCTGATCGGCACGCTTATCTTCGCGAACCCCGCTTCCGCACAACAAACCGCTGTTCCAGCAGCCCCAGCTGCGGCCTCAGTGGCTCCGGAACCATCGCGAGTTCCTCTTCCCAATACGCTGATGGACGGCACAGCCGTCAAGCTGCGACTAGTGGACACAGTCAGCTCTGCCGACGCTCACGTGGGCCAACAAGTTCCCTTTGAAGTGACTGAAGATGTTGTGGTGCAAGGAATCACCATAGCCCCCAAGGGATCGCAGGCCCTCGCCACCGTGACCACGGCAGAGCCGAAGAAGCGCATGGGACGCGGCGGAAAACTCGACGTCAATGTTGACAGCATGCGTCTGACCGATGGGGAGAAGGTCCAGCTCCGTGCGGTGAAGGACACCAAAGGTGGAGGACACGTTGGCGCGATGACCGGCGCCATGGTCGCCACTTCCATTGTTTTCTTCCCGGCAGCTCCGCTTTTTCTCTTTATGCATGGCAAGGACATCACGATCCCAAAAGGCACCGATATTACCGCGTTCGTACAGGGGGATATGAAGTTAAACCTCGCCTCCTTCACTCCTGCGACACCGGGCTCACCATCGGTCGACGGCATTCAATCCGCGACCCTCGTGGTCGACTCCTCTTCCCCCGGAGCCGACATAGAGGTGGACGGCAACTTCATGGGCAACACACCATCCAGCCTTTCTGTCGCTCAGGGACAGCACACGATCACCGTGAAGAAGAAGGGCTACCAAGACTGGAGCAAATCCATGAATTTATCCGGCTCGAGCGTCCACCTGAATGCGGAACTTGAAGTCTCAAAGTAG
- a CDS encoding RES family NAD+ phosphorylase, with the protein MASAKAAEFTIYRMHSSAFAASDSTGAMRAPGRWHSQGTRVVYAAEHISLALLETLIHAGGRKLPPRSLTSITVPATVMVETSKWLDDPASRAFGDLWVKSARTAILRVPSIAVNKLEDNFVLNPAHPDFHKIRFNKPEPFALDPRYLTL; encoded by the coding sequence ATGGCCTCGGCAAAAGCTGCAGAGTTCACCATCTACCGCATGCACTCTTCGGCCTTCGCTGCGTCGGACTCCACGGGAGCCATGCGTGCCCCTGGACGCTGGCACTCGCAGGGAACCCGAGTGGTTTATGCCGCGGAACATATCAGCCTTGCTCTTCTTGAAACACTCATCCACGCTGGCGGACGCAAGCTACCTCCGCGCTCCCTTACAAGCATTACCGTTCCCGCAACGGTAATGGTGGAAACCTCAAAGTGGCTGGACGATCCCGCTTCTCGCGCATTCGGAGATCTATGGGTCAAGTCCGCCCGCACCGCCATCCTCCGCGTACCCAGCATCGCAGTGAACAAGCTTGAAGATAACTTCGTCCTTAACCCAGCCCATCCGGACTTCCACAAAATCCGCTTCAACAAGCCTGAGCCCTTCGCGCTCGATCCCCGTTATCTTACCCTCTAA
- a CDS encoding response regulator codes for MTDTTKLILLVEDDPDHEALTIRALKKSNMANDVRVARDGEEAINLLIGPDAIKPQVILLDLKLPKLDGLEVLKRIRENDTTRTLPVVVLTSSDEERDVVRSYQLGVNSYIRKPVNFNDFAEATRQLGMYWLVLNECPPA; via the coding sequence ATGACGGACACAACGAAATTGATCCTTCTTGTAGAAGACGATCCGGACCACGAGGCGTTGACGATCCGCGCCCTGAAGAAATCCAACATGGCCAACGACGTGCGCGTCGCCCGTGATGGCGAAGAAGCCATCAATCTGCTCATCGGCCCGGATGCGATCAAGCCGCAGGTGATTCTGCTGGATCTGAAGCTGCCCAAGCTCGACGGCCTGGAAGTTCTGAAGCGGATTCGCGAAAACGATACGACGCGGACGCTTCCCGTAGTGGTTCTAACGTCCTCCGATGAAGAGCGGGATGTAGTGCGCAGCTATCAACTGGGCGTGAACAGCTACATTCGCAAACCAGTCAACTTCAACGACTTTGCGGAGGCGACCCGCCAGCTGGGAATGTATTGGCTGGTTCTGAACGAATGTCCGCCGGCCTAG
- a CDS encoding HD domain-containing protein, with the protein MAPWREELISYIRIEALPIEKFSHQPRLYALTQLIDPDADTDILFASVWLHDLGVFLGHRPAEKAELEKWDSAAYAVRVTPEILTRLGFPVEKIPAVVECIANHQPHNTPQSHEAAVLRDADILEQLGSVGILRTVCKVGRDTRFHTFAEAVASLTHALDTLPAKITLDRTRELAASRIAVLQHFLMELQEEARGEL; encoded by the coding sequence ATGGCACCCTGGCGCGAAGAGCTCATCTCTTACATTCGAATCGAAGCCCTGCCCATTGAGAAGTTTTCGCATCAGCCGCGTCTCTACGCTCTGACCCAGCTCATCGATCCCGACGCGGACACAGATATCCTCTTCGCTTCCGTCTGGTTGCATGACCTCGGAGTCTTCCTCGGCCACCGTCCTGCGGAGAAAGCCGAGCTGGAAAAGTGGGACTCGGCGGCTTATGCGGTGCGGGTGACGCCTGAGATCCTCACGCGCCTGGGCTTTCCGGTAGAAAAAATCCCCGCCGTGGTCGAATGCATTGCAAACCACCAGCCACACAACACGCCGCAATCGCATGAGGCAGCAGTTTTGCGCGACGCGGATATTCTTGAGCAGCTTGGCTCTGTTGGCATCTTGCGCACGGTCTGCAAGGTGGGCCGCGATACGCGCTTCCATACCTTCGCCGAAGCCGTTGCCTCCCTCACTCACGCGCTCGATACACTTCCAGCGAAGATCACGCTAGACCGCACGCGCGAACTCGCTGCGTCTCGTATCGCGGTGCTGCAGCACTTCCTGATGGAGCTTCAGGAAGAGGCGAGGGGAGAACTCTAG
- a CDS encoding antitoxin Xre/MbcA/ParS toxin-binding domain-containing protein, producing the protein MAQATVVHKIAPEKTRRPAIHRGAEDTVSKKKATHLFAAVAQGSPIPAGRLRAEIIPDSSWKRSGATLSPSASQSALRLQRVLTLAEAVWGEKEPAVNWLNTPHPELRGATPYSLLKTESGGRAVEDLLIALEHGFAV; encoded by the coding sequence ATGGCCCAGGCCACAGTCGTCCACAAAATTGCTCCGGAAAAGACCCGCCGTCCCGCCATTCATCGCGGAGCGGAAGACACCGTCTCCAAGAAGAAAGCCACGCACCTCTTCGCTGCAGTGGCTCAGGGCTCGCCCATCCCCGCAGGACGTCTTCGCGCGGAGATCATCCCCGACTCCTCTTGGAAGCGCTCCGGCGCTACGCTCTCCCCCTCAGCCAGCCAGTCTGCACTTCGGTTGCAGCGCGTGCTCACACTCGCCGAGGCCGTCTGGGGAGAGAAAGAGCCAGCCGTGAACTGGCTCAACACGCCGCACCCCGAACTACGCGGAGCTACGCCTTACTCCCTCCTGAAGACAGAGTCCGGTGGACGCGCTGTCGAAGATCTCCTCATCGCCCTTGAGCACGGCTTCGCGGTCTAG
- a CDS encoding sensor histidine kinase: MAAANGMTVYKDTMATKVNRALVPAVLIGAILFVAGNAWMALRSVRALQMSQGWVDHTWQVISHVERIMSSAKDAETGSRGYLLTGDDRYLEPYLKAQRELPVEIDNFQRLTTDNPGQKEHAQEMRAVLEQRLSLLAQGNDLRKTGADFVTLRAMVLTGTGKAEMDHLRQIADEMEAEERSLLSERVREAEAAAKRARYTLALASGLDLLLIVFMFRYFARERDLRVSAELTAEKLAISRVEVERKAAEILALNELLEARVKERTAELEATNRELEAFSYSVSHDLRAPLRTIDGFSLALEEDYGEVVGAEGKDYIKRVRTGVQRMGGLIDALLQLSRITRADIEREAVDVTALAENVASQVVDGSPEQRIEFVIEQGLQAEADAKLFRVALENLFGNAAKFSSKKTESKIEFGWDSEQKAWFVRDNGAGFDMHYKDKLFGAFNRLHGDKDFKGSGIGLATVARVVRRHHGRIWADSVVESGATFWFTLG; the protein is encoded by the coding sequence ATGGCAGCGGCGAATGGCATGACCGTATACAAGGACACCATGGCAACGAAGGTAAACCGGGCGCTCGTCCCTGCGGTTCTAATTGGCGCGATCCTGTTTGTCGCGGGGAATGCCTGGATGGCCTTGCGATCGGTGCGGGCGTTGCAGATGAGTCAGGGCTGGGTCGACCATACGTGGCAGGTCATCAGCCATGTGGAGCGGATCATGAGTTCCGCTAAGGATGCCGAAACGGGAAGCCGTGGGTATCTGCTGACTGGAGATGACAGGTATCTGGAGCCTTATCTCAAGGCTCAGAGAGAGCTTCCGGTTGAGATAGATAACTTTCAGCGCCTCACCACAGACAATCCCGGTCAAAAGGAGCACGCGCAGGAGATGCGTGCCGTTTTGGAGCAGAGGCTTTCTCTTCTCGCGCAGGGCAACGATCTAAGGAAAACGGGTGCGGACTTCGTCACCCTGCGCGCGATGGTATTGACCGGAACAGGCAAGGCCGAGATGGACCATCTGCGGCAGATTGCGGATGAGATGGAGGCAGAGGAGCGCAGTCTGCTCTCTGAGCGGGTGCGCGAGGCCGAAGCAGCCGCAAAACGGGCGCGCTACACCCTGGCACTTGCCAGTGGACTCGATCTTTTGTTGATCGTCTTCATGTTCCGCTACTTTGCGCGGGAGCGAGATCTCCGCGTATCCGCGGAGCTGACGGCCGAAAAGCTGGCGATCTCTCGTGTGGAGGTGGAGCGCAAGGCGGCGGAGATCCTGGCCCTGAATGAGCTTTTGGAGGCTCGCGTGAAGGAGAGAACGGCGGAGCTGGAAGCAACGAACCGCGAGCTGGAGGCGTTCAGCTACTCCGTTTCGCACGATCTGCGCGCGCCTCTGCGAACGATTGACGGCTTCAGTCTGGCCCTGGAAGAGGACTACGGCGAAGTCGTGGGCGCGGAAGGCAAGGACTATATCAAGCGCGTGCGCACGGGTGTCCAGCGGATGGGGGGCCTGATCGACGCTCTGTTGCAGCTGTCGCGGATTACCCGCGCCGACATTGAGCGCGAAGCGGTAGATGTGACGGCGCTGGCGGAGAATGTGGCTTCGCAGGTGGTCGATGGAAGTCCCGAACAGCGAATCGAGTTTGTGATCGAACAAGGGCTGCAGGCCGAGGCTGATGCGAAGCTCTTCCGTGTGGCGCTGGAGAATCTTTTTGGCAATGCCGCGAAGTTCAGCTCCAAAAAGACGGAGTCGAAGATCGAGTTTGGATGGGATTCTGAGCAGAAGGCGTGGTTCGTCCGCGACAACGGTGCGGGCTTTGATATGCACTATAAAGACAAGCTGTTCGGGGCCTTCAACCGGCTGCACGGCGACAAGGACTTCAAAGGATCCGGAATTGGCCTGGCGACGGTAGCGAGGGTAGTCAGGCGGCACCATGGCCGAATCTGGGCCGACAGTGTGGTCGAGAGTGGAGCAACCTTCTGGTTTACGCTAGGATAA